A genomic segment from Melanotaenia boesemani isolate fMelBoe1 chromosome 9, fMelBoe1.pri, whole genome shotgun sequence encodes:
- the LOC121646077 gene encoding alpha-2-macroglobulin-like protein 1: protein MCLKESISGLSNTYTSALLAYVFTLAGDMETRAHLLKHLDTVAIKEGDSIHWSQKATETSDSLSVEISSYVLMAKLSAPFSAEDLGYISSIVRWLTGQQNHYGGFASTQDTVVALQALALYSTVVFSPEGSSMVTVWSPSGQLTFDWNPVNKLLYQEVMLQDVRGKFSLEVKGSACASVQCLWFSCARSLLVEILDLDHFTPAATSVIYLKHCPTVTQFSPLFSHIHRRANCQIQQP from the exons ATGTGCCTCAAAGAATCCATCAGTGGCCTCAGTAACACCTACACTTCAGCTCTGCTGGCGTACGTCTTCACACTGGCAGGAGACATGGAGACCCGTGCTCACCTTCTGAAGCACCTTGACACAGTGGCTATAAAAGAAG GAGATTCCATCCACTGGTCTCAGAAAGCAACAGAAACATCTGACTCTTTGTCAGTGGAAATCAGTTCTTATGTACTGATGGCCAAACTCAGTGCCCCCTTCTCTGCTGAGGACCTGGGCTACATATCAAGCATTGTTAGGTGGCTGACTGGGCAGCAGAATCATTACGGAGGCTTCGCCTCCACTCAG GACACGGTGGTGGCTCTTCAGGCTCTGGCTCTTTACTCCACTGTGGTGTTCAGTCCAGAGGGTTCGAGCATGGTGACTGTTTGGTCTCCTAGTGGTCAGCTGACATTTGATTGGAATCCAGTCAACAAACTTCTCTACCAGGAGGTGATGCTGCAGGACGTAAGAGGAAAGTTCAGCCTGGAGGTGAAGGGCTCTGCATGTGCTTCAGTACAG TGCCTCTGGTTCAGCTGTGCTCGCAGCCTCCTGGTGGAGATTCTAGATCTGGATCACTTCACTCCTGCCGCTACGTCAGTAATATACCTGAAACATTGCCCTACAGTTACTCAGTTCTCTCCTCTGTTCTCCCACATCCACAGACGAGCCAACTGCCAGATTCAACAACCCTGA